The Petrocella atlantisensis genome has a window encoding:
- a CDS encoding ribose-phosphate diphosphokinase translates to MTSVIRNNDGIKVFSGGANQELAINIAKSLGTELSIAEVGKFSDGESYVKIGEMVRGVDCFIIQPTSFPVNDTLMETLIMIDALRRASAGRITAVMPYYGYARQDRKARARDPITARLVADMLQTAGCDRVLTMDLHCAQIQGFFTIPVDHMLGNPLLIKYYREKFHDKKEDLVICSPDIGSVKRSRSFAEAIDVPIAIIDKRRPEDNVSEVMHIIGDVKGKKVILVDDMIDTAGTICNAANALYDQGATEIYACCTHPVLSGPAIERITKSAIKELVVLDTIALPEGKKTDKIKQLSVADILADAISRIHHNESVSKLFV, encoded by the coding sequence ATGACCAGTGTAATCAGAAACAATGATGGCATTAAAGTTTTTTCAGGAGGCGCAAACCAAGAACTGGCAATCAACATAGCTAAATCATTAGGAACAGAATTATCCATTGCAGAGGTTGGTAAGTTTAGCGATGGTGAATCGTACGTAAAAATCGGAGAAATGGTAAGGGGCGTTGATTGTTTTATTATTCAACCCACATCATTCCCTGTTAATGACACTTTAATGGAAACACTCATTATGATTGATGCCCTAAGAAGAGCTTCAGCTGGACGCATTACAGCGGTTATGCCATATTACGGCTATGCAAGACAAGACCGTAAGGCTAGGGCTAGAGATCCAATTACAGCACGTCTGGTAGCGGATATGCTCCAAACTGCCGGCTGTGATCGAGTTCTAACTATGGATCTCCATTGTGCACAGATACAAGGATTTTTTACAATTCCTGTTGACCATATGCTTGGTAATCCTCTTTTGATCAAGTATTACAGAGAAAAGTTTCATGACAAAAAAGAGGACTTAGTTATTTGTTCACCGGATATTGGTTCAGTTAAGCGTTCTAGAAGTTTTGCAGAAGCCATTGATGTGCCGATTGCTATTATTGATAAGCGTAGACCGGAGGATAATGTGAGTGAAGTTATGCACATTATTGGTGATGTCAAAGGTAAAAAGGTTATATTGGTAGATGATATGATTGATACGGCAGGTACAATTTGTAATGCTGCCAATGCCTTATATGATCAAGGTGCAACGGAGATATATGCTTGTTGTACACACCCTGTTTTATCCGGACCGGCTATAGAAAGAATAACGAAGTCAGCGATTAAAGAACTGGTTGTTCTGGATACGATAGCTTTACCTGAAGGTAAAAAGACAGATAAGATTAAACAATTGTCGGTAGCAGATATATTGGCAGATGCGATTTCAAGGATTCATCATAATGAGTCTGTATCTAAACTCTTTGTATAA
- the glmU gene encoding bifunctional UDP-N-acetylglucosamine diphosphorylase/glucosamine-1-phosphate N-acetyltransferase GlmU, translated as MSKIKAIILAAGGGTRMKSGKPKVIHEILKKTLVDYVIESAKEASIEDICVVVGHQSEVVEAAISHDVVYAKQTELLGTGHAVMMAEDFLDAEGKTLVLFGDTPLITSDTLKAMIQHCETTSSDVVVLSTMVENPTGYGRILRDDNGRFLKSVEHKDATEQEKMVCEINSGMYCFDSKALKDALGKLTNDNVQGEYYLPDAMKIIMDMGGKVEVLVTEESDEILGINTKVQLAEAGLIMQRRINKNLMLEGVGMINPDQCYISKDAIIGADTEIYPNTFIEGHTKIGEGCIIGPNTKIVECELGDRVHIEQSTALKSKISHDTTIGPYAYIRPNSNIGQNIKIGDFVEIKNATIGDGTKVSHLTYIGDADVGKNVNFGCGTVVVNYDGQKKYRTTIEDEAFIGCNTNLVSPVTVHHRAYTAAGSTITHDVPESALGIARTRQTNIEDWAKRNR; from the coding sequence TTGTCAAAAATCAAGGCAATCATTTTGGCGGCCGGTGGCGGAACCAGAATGAAATCAGGTAAACCAAAAGTCATTCATGAAATTCTAAAAAAAACATTAGTGGACTATGTCATAGAATCTGCTAAGGAAGCAAGTATAGAAGATATATGCGTGGTAGTAGGACACCAAAGTGAGGTTGTTGAGGCAGCTATATCTCACGATGTGGTTTATGCCAAGCAAACAGAGCTACTTGGAACAGGACACGCGGTCATGATGGCAGAGGATTTTTTGGACGCTGAGGGAAAGACTTTGGTTCTTTTTGGAGACACGCCATTAATCACAAGTGACACATTGAAGGCGATGATTCAGCACTGTGAGACAACCAGCAGTGACGTCGTTGTATTATCGACGATGGTAGAGAACCCTACTGGTTATGGTCGGATTCTACGTGACGATAATGGACGATTCCTTAAGAGTGTGGAGCATAAAGATGCGACAGAACAGGAAAAAATGGTTTGTGAAATCAATTCGGGCATGTATTGCTTTGACTCGAAGGCACTTAAAGATGCTTTAGGTAAGTTAACCAATGATAATGTTCAAGGTGAATACTACCTTCCGGATGCTATGAAGATTATTATGGATATGGGCGGTAAGGTAGAAGTATTGGTTACAGAAGAAAGTGATGAGATTCTAGGGATCAATACAAAAGTTCAATTGGCTGAAGCAGGTTTGATTATGCAAAGGCGTATCAATAAGAACTTGATGCTTGAGGGTGTTGGTATGATCAATCCGGATCAATGCTATATTAGTAAAGATGCTATCATTGGAGCAGATACAGAAATCTATCCCAATACTTTTATAGAAGGTCATACAAAAATTGGTGAAGGGTGTATAATAGGACCTAACACAAAAATAGTAGAGTGCGAACTTGGAGACCGCGTTCATATTGAGCAGTCTACGGCATTAAAGAGCAAGATTAGTCATGATACCACTATTGGACCGTATGCTTACATACGTCCAAATTCAAATATAGGTCAAAATATAAAAATAGGTGATTTTGTAGAAATCAAAAACGCAACCATTGGTGACGGGACCAAAGTATCTCATCTTACGTATATCGGAGATGCGGATGTTGGAAAAAACGTTAATTTTGGATGTGGGACCGTAGTGGTGAACTACGATGGACAGAAAAAATATAGAACGACAATCGAGGACGAAGCTTTCATAGGTTGCAACACGAACCTTGTCTCTCCTGTCACTGTACATCACAGAGCTTACACAGCTGCTGGATCGACAATAACACATGATGTACCGGAATCCGCACTAGGTATAGCAAGAACAAGGCAAACAAACATTGAGGATTGGGCTAAGAGAAACAGATAA
- the spoVG gene encoding septation regulator SpoVG: protein MEITDVRVRKITKEGKMKAVVSVTFDNEFVVHDIKVIEGEKGLFIAMPSRKALDGEFRDIAHPINSITRDRIQKSILEKYETISLDEGEVYEEMAEME, encoded by the coding sequence ATGGAGATTACAGATGTAAGAGTAAGAAAAATTACCAAAGAGGGAAAAATGAAAGCAGTGGTTTCGGTTACCTTTGATAATGAATTTGTTGTACATGATATCAAAGTAATCGAGGGAGAAAAGGGTCTGTTCATAGCTATGCCAAGCAGGAAAGCTTTGGATGGAGAGTTTAGAGATATTGCACATCCCATTAATTCGATTACACGGGATAGAATACAAAAGTCAATACTTGAAAAATATGAAACCATTTCTTTAGATGAAGGCGAAGTATACGAAGAAATGGCTGAAATGGAATGA
- a CDS encoding UPF0236 family transposase-like protein — protein sequence MYFEDVEKESQGSKRNRLIEKHYFAGVYKKSEDLWEEVLEYIDVVYDEDYLEHIYIMGDGASWIKSGVDVLGAKCHFVLDKFHLNQAIMRAIGHLGDSVSDARKAIYDGIRSEDKKQSIQSLT from the coding sequence ATGTATTTTGAGGATGTTGAGAAAGAAAGCCAAGGAAGTAAAAGAAATAGACTAATAGAAAAACACTACTTTGCAGGCGTTTACAAAAAGAGTGAAGACTTATGGGAAGAAGTGCTTGAATACATAGATGTGGTTTATGATGAAGACTATTTGGAACATATATACATCATGGGAGATGGCGCATCGTGGATAAAATCAGGAGTGGATGTGCTCGGGGCAAAGTGTCATTTTGTGCTTGATAAATTCCATTTAAACCAAGCAATTATGAGAGCCATAGGTCATCTTGGTGATTCAGTATCAGATGCAAGAAAGGCAATCTATGACGGCATAAGATCTGAGGATAAAAAGCAGTCAATACAGTCTTTGACATAG
- a CDS encoding UPF0236 family transposase-like protein: MRKSEDVVIEAIKHVVDTSYRISGEHATHTEDIISKQAVMKEVHSLEIPALIPFVKKKRQVKVLYINADEDHVSLQFNNKREI, from the coding sequence ATGAGAAAAAGTGAAGATGTGGTTATAGAAGCCATAAAGCATGTTGTTGACACTAGCTATAGAATTAGTGGTGAACATGCAACGCATACAGAAGATATTATTAGTAAACAAGCGGTCATGAAAGAGGTTCATAGCTTAGAAATACCTGCATTAATACCCTTTGTAAAGAAAAAGAGACAGGTCAAAGTCCTATATATAAATGCTGATGAAGACCATGTATCCTTACAATTCAACAATAAAAGGGAGATTTAA
- a CDS encoding UPF0236 family transposase-like protein: protein MHISIQQFMEIGIKKIEKVVESFINDDQMNIGEFVLELGKPLQELQREIIAETIEGIDEVYRKSAYRTSHYVVERARVPNSFTSTCGEIKYKRTYFKSKETGEFIFLADKACGITKT, encoded by the coding sequence ATGCATATTAGTATACAACAATTTATGGAGATTGGTATCAAAAAGATTGAAAAAGTAGTAGAAAGTTTTATAAATGATGATCAAATGAATATTGGAGAGTTTGTTCTTGAGTTAGGAAAACCATTACAGGAGCTGCAACGAGAGATTATTGCAGAGACAATAGAAGGCATTGATGAGGTGTATAGAAAATCAGCATATCGAACCAGTCACTACGTGGTTGAACGTGCTAGGGTCCCTAATTCATTTACAAGCACATGCGGTGAGATCAAGTACAAAAGGACTTATTTTAAGTCGAAAGAAACAGGTGAATTCATATTTCTTGCAGATAAAGCATGTGGTATTACAAAAACATGA
- the glgD gene encoding glucose-1-phosphate adenylyltransferase subunit GlgD, with the protein MRALGIILAGGKNERLKDLSTNRALAAMPIAGSYLSIDFALSNMTNSGVNKVAVVTQYNSRSLIEHLSSSKWWDFGRKHGGLYVFTPYMTNENSLWYRGTADAIYQNLSYLKNSHEPYAIIAQGDGIAKVDYSRVLQYHIEKRADITMICYEENNRRELNRFGIATVDSDNRIIEFEEKPIEPEGNIVSTGMYIIRRRLLIELIESCAKEERHDFVSDIIVRYRKKKKIYAYIHEGYWRSIASVESYFETNMDFLDKTIRDDFFRKVPNIMSKVEDEPPAKFNYGSKVSNSLCSSGSIINGSVEDALLFRNVFVGSNTVVKNAIILNDTYIGDDCHIENAIIDSHCNLIEGTVVKGDVGEIIIVKTMIDSYN; encoded by the coding sequence TTGAGAGCATTAGGTATTATATTAGCAGGCGGGAAAAATGAAAGATTAAAGGATTTATCAACGAATAGAGCTTTGGCAGCGATGCCTATTGCTGGAAGTTACCTTTCAATAGACTTTGCATTAAGTAATATGACAAATTCTGGTGTGAATAAAGTAGCGGTTGTGACCCAGTATAATTCAAGATCCCTCATTGAACACTTAAGCTCCTCAAAGTGGTGGGATTTTGGTCGAAAGCATGGTGGTTTATATGTATTCACACCATATATGACCAACGAAAATAGCTTATGGTATCGGGGTACAGCGGATGCCATTTACCAGAATCTAAGCTATCTAAAAAATAGTCATGAACCCTATGCGATTATCGCTCAAGGTGATGGTATAGCCAAGGTGGACTATAGCAGAGTCTTACAGTACCATATTGAAAAAAGAGCTGATATTACAATGATTTGTTATGAAGAAAATAATAGACGGGAATTAAATAGATTTGGTATTGCGACGGTGGACTCGGATAATCGAATTATTGAATTTGAAGAAAAGCCGATTGAGCCTGAAGGGAATATCGTTTCGACCGGTATGTATATTATACGTCGAAGGTTACTCATCGAACTCATTGAAAGTTGTGCAAAAGAAGAACGTCATGATTTTGTCAGTGATATTATTGTGCGTTACAGGAAGAAAAAGAAGATTTATGCCTATATTCATGAAGGATACTGGAGAAGTATTGCAAGTGTGGAATCCTATTTTGAGACGAATATGGATTTTCTAGACAAGACCATTCGAGATGATTTTTTTAGGAAAGTACCTAACATTATGTCCAAAGTGGAAGATGAACCACCGGCAAAATTCAACTATGGGTCTAAGGTTTCGAACAGCTTATGTTCAAGTGGCAGCATCATTAATGGTAGTGTTGAAGATGCACTTCTTTTTAGAAATGTCTTTGTTGGAAGCAATACAGTGGTTAAGAATGCAATTATACTTAACGATACCTATATTGGTGACGATTGCCATATTGAAAACGCAATCATCGACAGTCATTGTAACTTAATTGAAGGCACGGTGGTAAAGGGTGATGTTGGAGAAATCATTATTGTAAAAACGATGATAGATTCATATAATTAA
- a CDS encoding glucose-1-phosphate adenylyltransferase, with protein MRKKEIVAMLLAGGQGSRLGILTSHVAKPAVSFGGKYRIIDFTLSNCINSGIDTVGVLTQYQPLLLNQHIGIGIPWDLDKNFGGVTILPPFVSKDNNAWYTGTANAVYQNIPYIDYYNPEYVLILSGDHIYKMDYEMMLNYHKKKKADVTIAVYKVPMEEAHRFGLMKTEEDAKIIDFEEKPQNPTSDLASMGIYIFNWKAFRQALILSEETHEDSDFGKHILPYMLNKNYNLYAYEFDGFWKDVGTLEAYWEANMQLIDLVPEFNLYESYWKIYTKNAIQPPQFIAKGASVEMCILGEGAEIYGHVYNSVIGSNVIIEKDAVIRDSIIMNNAVVGEGVQVFKSIIAEKARIGANTKIGVGEDVINETQPHIYYSGISVIGEKTVIPPNIEIGKNCAIDGPVTLSSFADSKLTSGKSLISEEGSD; from the coding sequence ATGAGAAAAAAAGAAATTGTAGCAATGTTATTGGCAGGCGGTCAAGGTAGTCGATTGGGTATATTAACATCTCATGTAGCAAAGCCGGCAGTATCCTTTGGTGGTAAATATAGAATTATTGATTTTACTTTAAGCAACTGTATTAACTCAGGGATTGATACAGTGGGTGTATTGACACAGTATCAACCCTTGTTATTAAACCAACATATTGGTATTGGTATACCTTGGGACCTTGATAAAAATTTTGGTGGGGTCACCATACTGCCGCCTTTTGTCAGTAAAGATAATAATGCTTGGTATACAGGTACGGCCAATGCTGTTTATCAAAATATTCCATATATTGACTATTATAATCCGGAATATGTGTTGATTCTATCTGGAGATCATATTTATAAGATGGACTATGAAATGATGTTAAACTATCATAAGAAGAAAAAAGCGGATGTTACCATTGCAGTCTATAAAGTACCTATGGAGGAAGCCCATCGATTTGGTTTGATGAAAACAGAAGAAGATGCCAAAATTATTGACTTTGAAGAAAAACCCCAAAATCCAACCAGCGATTTGGCCTCTATGGGCATCTATATATTTAATTGGAAAGCCTTTCGGCAAGCCCTTATTTTATCTGAGGAAACACATGAGGACAGTGACTTTGGAAAACATATTTTACCGTATATGCTAAATAAGAACTATAATCTATATGCTTATGAATTTGATGGTTTTTGGAAAGATGTGGGTACACTAGAGGCCTACTGGGAAGCCAATATGCAACTGATTGATTTGGTTCCGGAGTTCAATCTTTATGAATCCTATTGGAAAATCTATACCAAAAATGCGATACAACCCCCACAATTCATTGCCAAAGGGGCCAGTGTCGAAATGTGTATTCTAGGCGAAGGCGCTGAAATTTATGGTCATGTCTATAATTCCGTCATCGGATCTAATGTCATTATTGAGAAAGATGCAGTCATTCGCGACTCAATAATTATGAACAATGCGGTGGTAGGTGAAGGTGTCCAGGTGTTTAAAAGCATTATTGCTGAAAAGGCACGAATAGGCGCAAACACTAAAATTGGTGTGGGCGAGGATGTCATTAACGAGACACAACCTCATATCTATTATTCTGGTATCTCTGTTATTGGTGAAAAAACAGTTATACCCCCAAATATTGAAATTGGTAAAAATTGTGCAATAGATGGTCCTGTTACCCTTTCATCTTTTGCAGATAGCAAATTGACCAGTGGAAAAAGTCTAATTTCAGAGGAGGGTTCAGATTGA
- the purR gene encoding pur operon repressor has translation MMNKKISKTERIALITKTLIENPSQIFTLNYFSDMLDHAKSTLSEDIKSIEASFEKYHLGKIYSISGAAGGVYYLPLAHKTFVEKVQTDLCNKLSETSRIIPGGYLYMNDILYDPSWLEKIALCIVSYYESASMDYVVTIETKGIPLALAVARILNKPIVVIRKSARLTEGTTLQMNYVTGSKQNIKTMSMPIKSIKRGSKVLFVDDFMKAGGTAKGVVDFMKEFEAQVVGVAVMMSTITTEEKLVQSYYSLIDFKGIDEKNKIIHMIPSNNKSDFTL, from the coding sequence ATGATGAATAAAAAAATCAGTAAAACTGAGCGTATTGCTTTGATTACTAAAACCCTAATAGAGAATCCATCTCAGATATTCACGCTGAACTACTTTTCAGATATGCTAGACCATGCTAAGTCGACGTTGAGTGAAGATATAAAAAGTATTGAAGCATCTTTTGAAAAATACCATTTGGGTAAGATATACTCCATATCCGGAGCGGCTGGAGGGGTCTATTATCTCCCATTAGCTCATAAAACGTTTGTTGAAAAAGTTCAAACGGATTTATGTAATAAGCTGTCAGAAACCAGTAGAATTATACCCGGTGGTTATTTGTACATGAATGATATTCTATATGATCCTTCATGGTTGGAAAAGATAGCCTTATGTATTGTTTCGTACTATGAAAGTGCCTCAATGGACTATGTCGTGACCATTGAAACAAAGGGAATACCTTTAGCATTGGCAGTGGCAAGAATCTTAAATAAGCCAATCGTCGTCATTAGAAAATCAGCAAGGTTAACGGAAGGCACTACCTTACAAATGAATTATGTAACCGGCTCCAAACAAAACATTAAAACCATGTCAATGCCCATAAAATCTATTAAGAGAGGTTCAAAAGTTCTATTTGTAGATGATTTCATGAAAGCGGGCGGAACAGCAAAGGGTGTTGTAGACTTTATGAAAGAATTTGAAGCCCAGGTTGTCGGTGTAGCGGTTATGATGTCTACTATTACAACTGAAGAGAAGCTGGTTCAGTCTTACTATTCGTTAATTGATTTCAAAGGTATTGATGAAAAGAATAAAATCATTCATATGATACCTTCCAACAACAAGAGTGACTTCACCTTGTAA
- the murC gene encoding UDP-N-acetylmuramate--L-alanine ligase produces MYKINLEKPIHVHFIGIGGISMSALAQLLLDRNFRVTGSDIGNNSSINKLASLGAHIYKGHHQDHITSDIELVVYTVAVKLDNPEMEKAKKMDIPIIDRGTLLGQVMDDYEKSVAVSGTHGKTTTTSMIAHILTSAKAEPTVMVGGILPLIGGNVAVGKSPYFVTEACEYFDSFHHFFPKISVVLNVEEDHLDYFRDIHHIHDSFHTFLENTKTDGTIIINGDIKDSQRILRETTKKTVTYSLTNTSCDFYGTNIVYNPLGHGAFDVIYNNQSLGRFQLSVPGDHNISNALAAIATAIELGIDLTAIALGLGAFTGTHRRFQYKGSLGGVHIVDDYAHHPTEIEATIKSTANMDFNKLWIVFQPHTYTRTKAFLDDFAKALSLADHVILMDIYSAGRETDIGDIHARDIQSRILAQGTPCEYFPSFDEISYYILTHCIPNDLLITMGAGDVYLLGESLLDS; encoded by the coding sequence ATGTATAAAATAAACCTCGAAAAGCCCATTCATGTTCATTTCATTGGCATTGGCGGCATTAGCATGAGCGCATTGGCTCAATTATTACTTGATCGTAACTTTAGAGTAACCGGTTCAGATATCGGCAATAACAGCTCCATTAACAAATTAGCATCTTTAGGTGCACATATTTATAAAGGTCACCATCAAGATCATATAACTTCTGATATTGAATTGGTCGTCTACACTGTAGCTGTCAAATTGGATAATCCTGAAATGGAAAAAGCGAAAAAAATGGATATACCTATTATAGACCGTGGCACATTACTTGGACAGGTTATGGATGATTACGAAAAAAGCGTTGCTGTTTCCGGTACCCACGGGAAAACAACAACGACCTCCATGATTGCCCACATTCTAACTTCAGCAAAAGCTGAACCAACGGTTATGGTCGGCGGTATACTACCCTTAATCGGTGGCAATGTGGCCGTAGGTAAATCCCCCTATTTTGTAACCGAAGCTTGCGAATATTTTGATAGTTTTCATCATTTCTTTCCGAAAATATCCGTTGTTCTAAATGTGGAAGAAGATCATCTGGATTATTTCAGAGATATTCATCATATCCATGATTCTTTTCATACCTTTTTAGAAAATACAAAAACAGATGGCACCATTATTATCAATGGTGATATCAAAGATTCTCAACGTATTTTAAGAGAGACAACAAAAAAAACAGTCACTTATAGCTTGACCAACACCAGCTGTGATTTCTATGGTACCAATATTGTATATAACCCACTTGGCCATGGTGCTTTTGATGTTATCTACAATAATCAGTCTCTAGGCCGGTTCCAACTCTCTGTACCTGGTGATCATAACATCAGCAATGCACTTGCTGCTATAGCAACAGCTATAGAACTTGGTATTGATTTGACAGCTATAGCTTTAGGTCTTGGTGCCTTTACCGGTACCCATCGCCGTTTCCAATACAAAGGGTCTCTAGGCGGTGTCCATATTGTCGATGATTACGCACACCATCCTACTGAAATAGAGGCCACAATCAAATCAACCGCTAATATGGATTTCAACAAACTTTGGATTGTTTTTCAGCCACACACCTATACCAGAACAAAGGCCTTTTTAGACGATTTTGCCAAAGCTTTAAGTTTAGCTGATCATGTCATTCTTATGGACATCTATTCTGCAGGTCGAGAAACGGATATTGGAGATATTCATGCACGAGATATCCAATCTAGGATTTTGGCCCAGGGCACACCTTGTGAATATTTTCCTTCTTTTGATGAAATCAGCTACTATATTTTGACACATTGTATCCCAAATGACCTGTTGATAACTATGGGTGCCGGAGATGTCTATTTACTGGGAGAATCC